A part of Aegilops tauschii subsp. strangulata cultivar AL8/78 chromosome 2, Aet v6.0, whole genome shotgun sequence genomic DNA contains:
- the LOC141042132 gene encoding uncharacterized protein, with the protein MLHAPCDGLLLLSLSNGRFSICNPATRQCASLRDLPTGGYIKIMALYLHRKSGEYHGGLAEVHHGSFGLVWFRILANYGVNPKVYTVRVAPKDQTYMCTCNMFEMCGLICPHIIRVMVHLNVQTIPATYMLPRWSKRATDLAPEPGDGHRAMHFGVPTTNTLKFNSLCRKFGKLASDACFNDEAYSFVSGLIDQGSVGVAAIKARATDGVAGDEEAQGHAENAQVSGGPSTVIIGLHTKRTHMFTGGINSLHTNALPGWCYRPLRSFVQHGRFDCLQLLRHLRSVVTIWVLEDWAFKYHVKFPAEILFCSSIAYTRHCVFSHEGDVLVYSICDCRMFHCDCDGKLLEEFQREYNSQRLKIVGHKFKESLVEYELFSRRGAACVEQPSFFKSL; encoded by the exons ATGCTGCACGCCCCGTGCGACGGCCTCCTCCTGCTCAGCCTGTCTAACGGCCGCTTCAGCATCTGCAACCCAGCCACGCGTCAGTGCGCATCACTCCGGGACCTCCCCACCGGAGGTTACATCAAAATCATGGCACTGTACTTGCATCGCAAGTCCGGCGAGTACCAC GGTGGACTCGCCGAGGTGCATCATGGTTCCTTCGGACTCGTCTGGTTTCGCATTCTTGCAAATTATGGCGTCAACCCTAAAGTGTACACGGTGCGTGTTGCCCCTAAAGATCAGACATACATGTGCACCTGCAACATGTTTGAGATGTGTGGGCTGATCTGCCCACATATCATCCGTGTCATGGTGCACCTGAACGTGCAAACGATACCTGCGACTTACATGCTTCCAAGATGGTCTAAGAGAGCAACCGACCTTGCGCCTGAACCGGGCGATGGGCATAGAGCTATGCATTTCGGCGTCCCCACGACAAACACCCTAAAGTTTAACTCTCTATGCCGGAAGTTTGGGAAACTCGCTTCTGATGCATGCTTCAATGATGAAGCTTATAGTTTTGTCTCTGGGCTAATTGATCAGGGTAGTGTTGGGGTTGCTGCAATAAAAGCTAGAGCAACTGATGGGGTTGCAGGAGACGAAGAAGCCCAAGGTCATGCAGAAAATGCACAAGTCTCAGGGGGTCCAAGTACAG TTATCATCGGCTTACATACCAAAAGGACACATATGTTTACTGGAGGTATCAACAGTTTACATACGAACGCGCTGCCCGGCTGGTGCTACCGACCGCTCCGCTCATTTGTGCAACATGGAAGGTTTGATTGCCTTCAGTTGCTTAGACATTTGAGATCAGTCGTCACAATCTGGGTACTGGAGGACTGGGCGTTCAAGTACCATGTTAAATTTCCAGCGGAGATCTTGTTTTGCAGTAGCATTGCATATACACGCCATTGCGTTTTCTCCCATGAGGGAGATGTGCTGGTCTACAGTATTTGTGACTGTCGCATGTTCCACTGTGACTGCGACGGCAAGTTGCTAGAGGAATTCCAGCGGGAATACAACTCTCAACGTTTGAAAATTGTTGGACACAAGTTTAAAGAAAGCCTCGTCGAGTATGAATTGTTCTCGAGGCGAGGTGCCGCATGTGTTGAACAACCAAGTTTCTTCAAAAGTCTCTAA